From a single Myotis daubentonii chromosome 5, mMyoDau2.1, whole genome shotgun sequence genomic region:
- the LOC132235006 gene encoding zinc finger protein 14-like isoform X1 produces MDLVAFEDVNVEFTMEEWAFLDPTQKKLYADVMLETFWNLASVACILEEKCEGPDSEDQYENHGMSLSSHMVERLCKWKYGCQFRENLSQIPNHNEKKATPTEIKQPKSRLCRQIFMHYLSLNNHLSSHIGSKLHLCQEYEENPYKCMEPEKAFKPHQHIQRLEGSPSEKSFHYSTSHRNHERTHIAGKPFECKQCGKGFSHLSYFKLHKNTHTGEKPYQSKQRGKAFSSPKYSQENESTHSGEKPNQCKKSGKAFGSTSLRNSERTHTGEKPYKCMQCGKVFSHSATLQKHKIIHTGGKSYKCQYCYKDLSNRTSLLRHERIHNGEKPYKCQHCGKAYCDRGALCRHERTHTGVKPYECKHCGKGFNYPSSLQEHERIHSGEKPYECKYCGKAYSYPQSCQRHESTHTGKKPHVCQKCGKAFSFSAYLRDHEAVHTGEKPYDCKQCGRAFRYTSSLR; encoded by the exons ATG GACTTGGTGGCCTTTGAGGATGTTAATGTGGAGTTCACCATGGAGGAGTGGGCTTTCCTGGATCCGACCCAGAAGAAACTCTACGCAGATGTGATGCTGGAAACCTTCTGGAACCTGGCATCAGTAG CatgtattttagaagaaaaatgtgaAGGTCCTGACAGTGAAGATCAGTATGAAAATCATGGTATGAGTCTTAG CAGTCATATGGTAGAGAGACTGTGTAAATGGAAATATGGTTGTCAATTCAGAGAAAACCTCAGCCAGATTCCAAATCATAATGAGAAGAAGGCAACTCCTACTGAAATAAAACAACCTAAATCCAGGTTGTGTAGGCAAATCTTCATGCATTATTTATCCTTGAATAACCACCTGAGCTCTCACATTGGATCCAAACTACACCTGTGTCAGGAATATGAAGAAAACCCTTATAAATGTATGGAACCTGAGAAAGCTTTCAAGCCTCACCAACATATTCAAAGACTTGAAGGCAGCCCCAGTGAGAAATCTTTCCACTATTCAACTTCCCATAGAAATCATGAAAGAACGCATATTGCTGGGAAACCGTTTGAgtgtaagcaatgtgggaaaggCTTTAGTCATCTCAGTTACTTTAAACTTCACAAAAATactcatactggagagaaaccatatCAAAGTAAGCAACGTGGCAAAGCTTTCAGTTCTCCCAAGTACTctcaagaaaatgaaagcacaCACTCGGGAGAAAAGCCCAATCAGTGTAAGAAATCTGGAAAAGCTTTCGGTTCCACTTCTCTTAGAAATTCTGAGAGAACTCATACTGGtgagaaaccttataaatgtatGCAATGTGGTAAAGTTTTCTCTCATTCAGCTACTCTCCAAAAGCATAAAATCATTCATACTGGGGGAAAATCCTATAAATGTCAGTATTGTTATAAAGATTTATCTAATCGAACTTCCCTCCTACGTCATGAAAGAATTCATAATGGGGAAAAACCCTATAAATGTCAGCATTGTGGCAAAGCTTACTGTGATCGAGGTGCCCTCTGTCGtcatgaaagaactcatactggggtaaaaccctatgaatgtaagcattGTGGTAAAGGTTTCAATTATCCATCTTCTCTCCAAGAACATGAAAGAATTCATTCTggggaaaaaccctatgaatgtaagtatTGTGGAAAAGCCTACAGTTATCCACAGTCCTGTCAAAGGCATGAAAGTACACACACTGGCAAAAAGCCCCATGTATGTCAGAAATGTGGTAAGGCTTTCAGTTTTTCTGCATATCTTAGAGATCATGAAGCAGTACATACTGGGGAGAAACCTTATGACTGTAAGCAATGTGGGAGAGCTTTCAGGTATACCAGTTCTCTTCGATAG
- the LOC132235006 gene encoding zinc finger protein 14-like isoform X2 yields MSLSSHMVERLCKWKYGCQFRENLSQIPNHNEKKATPTEIKQPKSRLCRQIFMHYLSLNNHLSSHIGSKLHLCQEYEENPYKCMEPEKAFKPHQHIQRLEGSPSEKSFHYSTSHRNHERTHIAGKPFECKQCGKGFSHLSYFKLHKNTHTGEKPYQSKQRGKAFSSPKYSQENESTHSGEKPNQCKKSGKAFGSTSLRNSERTHTGEKPYKCMQCGKVFSHSATLQKHKIIHTGGKSYKCQYCYKDLSNRTSLLRHERIHNGEKPYKCQHCGKAYCDRGALCRHERTHTGVKPYECKHCGKGFNYPSSLQEHERIHSGEKPYECKYCGKAYSYPQSCQRHESTHTGKKPHVCQKCGKAFSFSAYLRDHEAVHTGEKPYDCKQCGRAFRYTSSLR; encoded by the exons ATGAGTCTTAG CAGTCATATGGTAGAGAGACTGTGTAAATGGAAATATGGTTGTCAATTCAGAGAAAACCTCAGCCAGATTCCAAATCATAATGAGAAGAAGGCAACTCCTACTGAAATAAAACAACCTAAATCCAGGTTGTGTAGGCAAATCTTCATGCATTATTTATCCTTGAATAACCACCTGAGCTCTCACATTGGATCCAAACTACACCTGTGTCAGGAATATGAAGAAAACCCTTATAAATGTATGGAACCTGAGAAAGCTTTCAAGCCTCACCAACATATTCAAAGACTTGAAGGCAGCCCCAGTGAGAAATCTTTCCACTATTCAACTTCCCATAGAAATCATGAAAGAACGCATATTGCTGGGAAACCGTTTGAgtgtaagcaatgtgggaaaggCTTTAGTCATCTCAGTTACTTTAAACTTCACAAAAATactcatactggagagaaaccatatCAAAGTAAGCAACGTGGCAAAGCTTTCAGTTCTCCCAAGTACTctcaagaaaatgaaagcacaCACTCGGGAGAAAAGCCCAATCAGTGTAAGAAATCTGGAAAAGCTTTCGGTTCCACTTCTCTTAGAAATTCTGAGAGAACTCATACTGGtgagaaaccttataaatgtatGCAATGTGGTAAAGTTTTCTCTCATTCAGCTACTCTCCAAAAGCATAAAATCATTCATACTGGGGGAAAATCCTATAAATGTCAGTATTGTTATAAAGATTTATCTAATCGAACTTCCCTCCTACGTCATGAAAGAATTCATAATGGGGAAAAACCCTATAAATGTCAGCATTGTGGCAAAGCTTACTGTGATCGAGGTGCCCTCTGTCGtcatgaaagaactcatactggggtaaaaccctatgaatgtaagcattGTGGTAAAGGTTTCAATTATCCATCTTCTCTCCAAGAACATGAAAGAATTCATTCTggggaaaaaccctatgaatgtaagtatTGTGGAAAAGCCTACAGTTATCCACAGTCCTGTCAAAGGCATGAAAGTACACACACTGGCAAAAAGCCCCATGTATGTCAGAAATGTGGTAAGGCTTTCAGTTTTTCTGCATATCTTAGAGATCATGAAGCAGTACATACTGGGGAGAAACCTTATGACTGTAAGCAATGTGGGAGAGCTTTCAGGTATACCAGTTCTCTTCGATAG
- the LOC132235006 gene encoding zinc finger protein 14-like isoform X3, translating to MVERLCKWKYGCQFRENLSQIPNHNEKKATPTEIKQPKSRLCRQIFMHYLSLNNHLSSHIGSKLHLCQEYEENPYKCMEPEKAFKPHQHIQRLEGSPSEKSFHYSTSHRNHERTHIAGKPFECKQCGKGFSHLSYFKLHKNTHTGEKPYQSKQRGKAFSSPKYSQENESTHSGEKPNQCKKSGKAFGSTSLRNSERTHTGEKPYKCMQCGKVFSHSATLQKHKIIHTGGKSYKCQYCYKDLSNRTSLLRHERIHNGEKPYKCQHCGKAYCDRGALCRHERTHTGVKPYECKHCGKGFNYPSSLQEHERIHSGEKPYECKYCGKAYSYPQSCQRHESTHTGKKPHVCQKCGKAFSFSAYLRDHEAVHTGEKPYDCKQCGRAFRYTSSLR from the coding sequence ATGGTAGAGAGACTGTGTAAATGGAAATATGGTTGTCAATTCAGAGAAAACCTCAGCCAGATTCCAAATCATAATGAGAAGAAGGCAACTCCTACTGAAATAAAACAACCTAAATCCAGGTTGTGTAGGCAAATCTTCATGCATTATTTATCCTTGAATAACCACCTGAGCTCTCACATTGGATCCAAACTACACCTGTGTCAGGAATATGAAGAAAACCCTTATAAATGTATGGAACCTGAGAAAGCTTTCAAGCCTCACCAACATATTCAAAGACTTGAAGGCAGCCCCAGTGAGAAATCTTTCCACTATTCAACTTCCCATAGAAATCATGAAAGAACGCATATTGCTGGGAAACCGTTTGAgtgtaagcaatgtgggaaaggCTTTAGTCATCTCAGTTACTTTAAACTTCACAAAAATactcatactggagagaaaccatatCAAAGTAAGCAACGTGGCAAAGCTTTCAGTTCTCCCAAGTACTctcaagaaaatgaaagcacaCACTCGGGAGAAAAGCCCAATCAGTGTAAGAAATCTGGAAAAGCTTTCGGTTCCACTTCTCTTAGAAATTCTGAGAGAACTCATACTGGtgagaaaccttataaatgtatGCAATGTGGTAAAGTTTTCTCTCATTCAGCTACTCTCCAAAAGCATAAAATCATTCATACTGGGGGAAAATCCTATAAATGTCAGTATTGTTATAAAGATTTATCTAATCGAACTTCCCTCCTACGTCATGAAAGAATTCATAATGGGGAAAAACCCTATAAATGTCAGCATTGTGGCAAAGCTTACTGTGATCGAGGTGCCCTCTGTCGtcatgaaagaactcatactggggtaaaaccctatgaatgtaagcattGTGGTAAAGGTTTCAATTATCCATCTTCTCTCCAAGAACATGAAAGAATTCATTCTggggaaaaaccctatgaatgtaagtatTGTGGAAAAGCCTACAGTTATCCACAGTCCTGTCAAAGGCATGAAAGTACACACACTGGCAAAAAGCCCCATGTATGTCAGAAATGTGGTAAGGCTTTCAGTTTTTCTGCATATCTTAGAGATCATGAAGCAGTACATACTGGGGAGAAACCTTATGACTGTAAGCAATGTGGGAGAGCTTTCAGGTATACCAGTTCTCTTCGATAG
- the LOC132235007 gene encoding zinc finger protein 709-like, with product MEERRCTRKDESQYRENLRQVPNHNEKKATPTEIKQPKSRLCRQIFMRYLSLNNHLSSHIGLKLHLCQEYEENPFNCKESTKAFKHHQHIQSHEGRPSGKAFHYSDSLRNHEKMHIPRKPNQCKQYGKVFICLSYFKLHKNTHSREKPYQSKQRGKVFSSPKYSGENERAHTAEKPYQCQKSGKAFSSTCLRNHERTHTGEKPYEYKECEEAFISPSSLGTHKRIHDRKKPHECKECGKIFSYPSDLRYHERTHTKEKPYQCDHCDKAFSYRSSLRHHERTHEEKPYECKQCGKSFRHSTFLRYHERMHTGEKPYECKQCGKAFSSLSSLAKHEKNHDGNKPHECKECGKTFSYPSDLRYHERIHNKEKPYKCDHCDKAFSYRSSLRHHERTHNKEKPYECKQCGKAFSFLTSLGKHEKNHDGKKPHECKECGKTFSYPSDLRYHERIHNKEKTL from the coding sequence ATGGAAGAGAGACGTTGTACAAGGAAGGATGAAAGTCAATACAGAGAAAACTTAAGACAGGTACCAAATCATAATGAGAAGAAGGCAACTCCTACTGAGATAAAGCAACCTAAATCCAGGTTGTGTAGGCAAATCTTCATGCGTTATTTATCCTTGAATAACCACCTGAGCTCTCACATTGGACTCAAACTACACCTGTGTCAGGAATATGAAGAAAACCCTTTTAATTGTAAGGAATCTACGAAAGCTTTCAAGCATCACCAACATATTCAAAGCCATGAAGGCAGACCCAGTGGGAAAGCTTTCCACTATTCAGATTCCCTTAGAAATCATGAAAAAATGCATATTCCTAGGAAACCGAATCAGTGTAAGCAATATGGGAAAGTCTTTATTTGTCTCAGTTACTTTAAACTTCACAAAAACACTCATAGCAGAGAGAAACCATATCAAAGTAAGCAACGTGGCAAAGTTTTCAGTTCGCCTAAGTACTCTGGAGAAAATGAGAGAGCACACACTGCAGAAAAGCCCTATCAATGTCAGAAATCTGGGAAAGCTTTCAGTTCCACTTGTCTAAGAAATCATGAAAGAACACATACAGGCGAGAAACCTTATGAATATAAGGAATGTGAGGAAGCCTTCATTTCTCCCAGCTCTCTTGGAACACATAAAAGAATTCATGACAGAAAGAAGCctcatgaatgtaaggaatgtggtaaaATTTTCTCTTATCCAAGTGACCTCCGATAtcatgaaagaactcatactAAGGAAAAACCCTATCAATGTGACCATTGTGATAAAGCTTTCTCTTATCGAAGTTCCCTCCGACATCATGAAAGAACTCATGaggaaaaaccctatgaatgtaagcaatgtgggaaatctttcagACATTCCACTTTTCTTAGATATCATGAAAGAATGCACACtggggagaaaccctatgaatgtaagcagtgtgggaaagccttcagttctCTCAGCTCTCTtgcaaaacatgaaaaaaatcatgATGGAAATAAGCctcatgaatgtaaggaatgtggtaaaACTTTCTCTTATCCAAGTGACCTCCGATATCATGAAAGAATTCATAATAAGGAAAAACCATATAAATGTGACCATTGTGATAAAGCTTTCTCTTATCGAAGTTCCCTCCGACATCATGAAAGAACTCATAATAaggaaaaaccctatgaatgtaagcaatgtgggaaagccttcagttttctcacctctcttggaaaacatgaaaaaaatcatgATGGAAAGAAACctcatgaatgtaaggaatgtggtaaaACTTTCTCTTATCCAAGTGACCTCCGATATCATGAAAGAATTCATAATAAGGAAAAAACCCTATGA
- the LOC132234182 gene encoding ornithine decarboxylase antizyme 2-like, which yields MDNLTSSTSSTRSRGEGLSLGCGPVLCSQSQFIKIPGGVLADGSKGGLSAQLEFAEEKMKVNYVSICIRKGWEDRAPLLKTFSFLGFEVVRPGQPCVPSQPDVMLRVYPLDRNLSHEH from the coding sequence ATGGACAACCTCACATCGTCCACTTCCAGTACGAGGTCACGAGGGGAAGGTCTCTCCCTGGGCTGCGGACCAGTCCTGTGCAGCCAGAGCCAGTTTATAAAAATCCCAGGTGGAGTGTTAGCTGATGGGAGCAAAGGCGGGTTGTCAGCACAGCTGGAGTTTGCGGAAGAGAAGATGAAAGTGAACTATGTCTCCATCTGCATCCGGAAAGGCTGGGAAGACAGAGCTCCACTCCTGAAGACCTTCAGCTTCTTGGGCTTTGAGGTTGTACGGCCAGGCCAGCCCTGTGTACCCTCTCAGCCAGATGTGATGCTCAGGGTTTACCCGCTGGACCGGAACTTGTCCCATGAGCACTAA